One part of the Epinephelus fuscoguttatus linkage group LG12, E.fuscoguttatus.final_Chr_v1 genome encodes these proteins:
- the LOC125897927 gene encoding histone H2AX, with product MSGRGKTGKARAKAKTRSSRAGLQFPVGRVHRLLRKGNYAERVGAGAPVYLAAVLEYLTAEILELAGNAARDNKKTRIIPRHLQLAVRNDEELNKLLGGVTIAQGGVLPNIQAVLLPKKTGQSAPSSGKAGKKASSQSQEY from the coding sequence ATGTCTGGAAGAGGAAAAACCGGAAAGGCCCGCGCCAAGGCCAAGACCCGCAGCTCCCGTGCCGGTCTCCAGTTCCCTGTGGGCCGTGTCCACCGTCTCCTCCGCAAGGGTAACTACGCTGAGAGAGTGGGCGCCGGAGCTCCCGTGTACCTGGCCGCCGTGCTGGAGTACCTCACCGCTGAGATCCTGGAGTTGGCCGGCAACGCCGCCAGAGATAACAAGAAGACCCGTATCATCCCCCGCCACCTGCAGCTGGCTGTCCGCAACGATGAGGAGCTGAACAAACTGCTCGGCGGAGTGACCATCGCCCAGGGCGGCGTCCTGCCCAACATCCAGGCCGTGCTGCTGCCCAAGAAGACCGGCCAGTCTGCACCGAGCTCCGGCAAGGCGGGAAAGAAGGCCTCCTCTCAGTCTCAGGAGTATTAG